Proteins encoded within one genomic window of Bacillus thuringiensis:
- a CDS encoding GNAT family N-acetyltransferase, producing the protein MKHIENGTRVEGEYIKNKVIQYNMSILTDEAKQPMEQVSFVVKDEDGKIFGGVTGTMYFYHLHIDFLWVDESVRHDGYGSQLLHKIEDIAKEKACRLILLDSFSFQAPEFYKKHGYREYGVVEDHPKGHSQHFLEKRL; encoded by the coding sequence ATGAAACACATAGAGAACGGTACTCGCGTTGAAGGAGAATACATAAAAAATAAAGTCATTCAATATAACATGTCTATTTTAACTGATGAAGCGAAACAGCCGATGGAACAAGTAAGTTTCGTAGTGAAAGATGAGGATGGAAAAATCTTTGGCGGGGTAACAGGAACGATGTATTTTTATCATCTTCATATAGATTTTTTATGGGTTGACGAATCGGTTCGTCATGATGGTTATGGCAGTCAACTATTACATAAAATTGAAGACATCGCAAAGGAAAAAGCTTGTAGATTAATATTACTAGATTCATTTAGTTTTCAAGCACCAGAATTTTATAAAAAGCACGGCTACCGAGAATATGGTGTTGTTGAAGATCATCCGAAGGGACATAGTCAACACTTTTTAGAGAAGAGATTATAG
- a CDS encoding serine hydrolase, producing the protein METVIRKMKEIQSDHVGITIYSTKSNRIVASYNSELNIPLASAAKVVIGFVVAQMVKENKCHWNDILQHVKFNPKEDSAQLYPHLQGRRTLTLSKAVEVMIACHDSYVAQSVVMYCGGWDVVKMYAQTYFSKIHIQEDARDEKNVGELNEVLSLLVHIFQGYKSEAELWEPIISGMVRQQGEYEGIHSYHLAHMTGGLSSATINIGIIGIFNEFPFLYVIGGKDLPNRRENKEVDEVFAVALKYIYKEYSESMLGVID; encoded by the coding sequence ATGGAAACTGTCATTCGAAAAATGAAAGAGATACAATCTGATCATGTTGGGATAACTATTTATTCTACAAAAAGCAATCGTATAGTTGCTTCATATAATAGTGAATTAAATATTCCGTTAGCATCGGCAGCAAAAGTAGTAATCGGATTTGTAGTAGCGCAAATGGTGAAGGAAAATAAATGTCATTGGAATGATATACTTCAGCATGTTAAATTTAATCCGAAAGAAGATAGTGCGCAGTTATATCCACATTTACAAGGGAGAAGGACTTTAACACTTAGTAAAGCAGTAGAAGTAATGATAGCATGTCATGATAGTTATGTTGCGCAGTCAGTTGTAATGTACTGTGGTGGATGGGATGTTGTGAAAATGTATGCCCAAACGTACTTTTCAAAAATTCATATACAAGAGGACGCTAGAGATGAGAAAAATGTTGGAGAATTAAATGAAGTTCTTTCACTGTTAGTACATATTTTTCAGGGGTATAAATCAGAAGCAGAATTATGGGAACCAATTATTAGCGGTATGGTAAGGCAGCAAGGTGAATATGAAGGAATACATTCATATCACTTAGCTCATATGACAGGTGGACTATCTTCAGCTACAATAAATATTGGTATAATAGGAATATTTAACGAATTCCCGTTTCTTTATGTTATTGGGGGAAAAGATTTACCTAATCGACGTGAAAATAAAGAGGTAGATGAAGTTTTTGCAGTAGCTTTGAAGTACATATATAAAGAATATAGTGAAAGTATGCTAGGAGTAATTGATTGA
- a CDS encoding GNAT family N-acetyltransferase has product MIREATEKDVTYILDIYNDAILNTTAVYAYKPVTLENRIDWYEQKKAEGYPILVYELDNKVVGFATLGPFRAWPAYKYSIEHSVYVDKEYRKCGIGTSLMRALITIAKEREYMTLIAGIDAENEKSISLHENYGFVHAGTIKKAGYKFNKWLDLAFYQLELSGPKTPTEQ; this is encoded by the coding sequence ATGATAAGGGAAGCAACGGAAAAAGATGTAACATACATTTTAGATATTTATAATGATGCCATACTAAATACAACCGCTGTATATGCATATAAACCTGTAACCCTTGAAAATAGAATAGATTGGTATGAACAGAAAAAGGCTGAGGGTTATCCGATTTTAGTATATGAACTAGATAATAAAGTAGTAGGTTTTGCGACACTCGGTCCGTTTAGAGCTTGGCCTGCCTACAAATATTCAATTGAGCATTCTGTGTATGTTGATAAGGAATATAGAAAATGTGGGATTGGAACTTCTTTGATGAGAGCATTAATCACAATTGCAAAAGAAAGAGAATATATGACTTTAATTGCTGGAATTGATGCGGAAAATGAGAAAAGTATTTCTTTACATGAAAACTATGGATTTGTTCATGCTGGTACAATCAAAAAGGCTGGTTATAAGTTTAATAAATGGCTAGATTTAGCTTTTTATCAATTGGAGCTTAGCGGTCCTAAAACGCCTACGGAACAATAG
- a CDS encoding HAAS signaling domain-containing protein, with translation MNLIDIYVEEVAKRLPEKNREDIILELRSTIEDMLPDDYNEDDEKRVLEKLGSPVSLANGYLDRPMHVIGPRYFDVYMTLLKMIIPIAAVIALIAMVAENFLSYTGDQAVLNVILQVIGKGIGEIFEVALHVFFWLTLVFAILERTDKNKDTEPLTTSLKKWTPDDLKNISHIPKKKAISKFEVFGGLMWTAIWATLYFYANHLVGVYSGTGSGLKFVAPTFNQDVLLQYWPIVVMIIVFEIAISLYKLVQGQWTKRLAIGNTILQIAGTIVFIIIVVNPHIFTDGFITFVANVFTISPEELKKWLIGGGILIYVLSASLNIYDGFRKASVRVTNR, from the coding sequence ATGAATTTGATTGATATTTATGTCGAGGAAGTAGCGAAGAGATTACCTGAAAAAAATCGTGAAGATATTATTCTTGAGCTACGGTCAACAATTGAGGATATGTTGCCTGATGATTATAATGAAGATGATGAAAAAAGAGTTCTTGAAAAATTGGGGAGTCCGGTTTCATTAGCTAATGGATATTTGGATAGACCGATGCATGTAATTGGACCACGTTATTTTGATGTATATATGACATTATTAAAAATGATCATTCCAATTGCAGCCGTTATCGCCCTCATTGCAATGGTTGCAGAAAATTTTTTAAGTTATACTGGTGATCAAGCAGTATTAAATGTTATTTTACAAGTAATAGGTAAAGGCATTGGAGAAATTTTTGAAGTAGCTCTCCATGTATTTTTCTGGTTAACACTTGTATTTGCTATTTTAGAAAGAACGGATAAAAACAAAGATACTGAGCCGTTGACGACAAGTTTAAAAAAGTGGACGCCAGATGATTTGAAAAACATTTCGCATATTCCGAAGAAAAAAGCAATCTCCAAGTTTGAAGTTTTTGGAGGGTTAATGTGGACGGCAATATGGGCTACACTTTATTTTTATGCGAATCATCTCGTTGGCGTATACAGTGGTACGGGAAGTGGATTGAAGTTTGTCGCGCCAACGTTTAATCAAGATGTGTTACTTCAGTATTGGCCAATCGTTGTGATGATAATTGTTTTTGAAATAGCTATATCTCTATATAAGTTAGTACAGGGACAATGGACGAAAAGATTGGCAATCGGGAATACTATTCTCCAAATAGCTGGAACGATAGTATTCATTATAATTGTAGTAAATCCGCACATATTTACCGATGGATTTATTACGTTTGTGGCAAATGTATTCACTATTTCTCCGGAAGAACTTAAAAAGTGGCTAATTGGTGGAGGGATTCTCATTTACGTTTTATCTGCTTCATTAAACATTTATGATGGCTTTCGAAAAGCTAGTGTTCGTGTAACAAATAGGTAG
- a CDS encoding PadR family transcriptional regulator, whose amino-acid sequence MDALLNSLITELRRGTLTLAVLSQLRMPQYGYSLVQLLEQSGITIDQSTLYPLLRRLEKQELVTSSWDKTESRPRKYYVLSEYGLEIFLQLKKEWIKDSKELYNLLKEEDKNEFD is encoded by the coding sequence ATGGATGCTTTATTAAATTCATTAATTACTGAGCTAAGAAGAGGCACATTAACATTAGCAGTTTTAAGCCAATTAAGAATGCCGCAGTATGGATATTCACTTGTCCAATTATTGGAGCAATCAGGGATTACAATCGATCAAAGTACTTTATATCCACTACTTCGCCGGTTAGAAAAGCAAGAGCTAGTGACGAGTAGTTGGGATAAAACAGAGAGTAGACCGCGCAAGTACTATGTTTTAAGTGAATACGGATTAGAGATATTCCTGCAGTTGAAAAAGGAATGGATAAAGGATTCGAAAGAACTTTATAACTTATTAAAGGAGGAGGACAAGAATGAATTTGATTGA
- a CDS encoding DUF952 domain-containing protein — MITKVITKRNWEIAKINGEINEVSLKEEGFIHCSFLEQALNVAEKFFIYEEDVLLMTIDPSLVKAEIKYELASNGQEYPHVYGAINIDAIIDIVPFPNEKGEFILPELQS; from the coding sequence ATGATTACAAAAGTAATAACAAAAAGAAATTGGGAAATCGCAAAGATAAATGGAGAGATTAATGAAGTTTCACTAAAAGAAGAGGGATTTATACACTGTTCATTTTTAGAGCAAGCCTTAAACGTTGCGGAAAAATTTTTCATTTATGAAGAAGATGTTTTATTAATGACAATTGATCCATCCTTAGTGAAAGCAGAAATAAAATATGAACTTGCTTCTAACGGCCAAGAATATCCGCATGTTTACGGAGCAATTAATATAGATGCAATTATAGATATTGTTCCATTTCCTAATGAAAAAGGGGAATTCATATTACCAGAGTTACAAAGTTAA
- a CDS encoding HelD family protein, producing MNNIFEEELQKMKDTLRTMDDQLEQLEKIPVYYGDDFKEQILESMRESNRQNLRIGVQEPYFGRLDFQEDGKEDVMPIYIGKVGVSHKDTMKPIVIDWRAPVASMFYSFTGGEELAFYQSPDGLVEGDVYLKRNISIRKRELERVIDTYVKGNEDVSHADDFLLYRLGENKDNKLKDIVSTIQSEQNDIIRAERNLPLLIQGVAGSGKTTIALHRLAFLIYEYREQLEAERMIVFAPNSLFLDYISSVLPELGVGNISQTTFPDWALRTLDDSVKLKQTEEKLKEAFSINRDERKVMLGKLKGTLEFKSFIEERMVQFEKELVPTSDFEAWDKAVIPVEDIKKWMQVEYKHYPLKKRRERLVGRMKRWIEIELKKYGETNEKKLLKKEATKRLNSYMKFWPKMSSLSIYSSILKSKEILKVLPEELVKETEKSCRKKEVYVEDLPALIYIHHRITGIEIGQKFHHVVIDEAQDFSPFQVYVLKEITLGNSFTILGDLSQAIYDYQGIEDWSAFKEVFQETGYYELTRSYRSTKEIIEFANEIIKNAEIPVGLAMPVFRSGEEVKIIYTEDQFAEIMKTLQHLQNEDVKTIAVIGRTDDECREMYEKLTSAGLTVNVIEADQSKYEGGISVVPVYLAKGLEFDAVILIDVDEEHYKNTKHDAKLLYVGCTRSLHDLWIFHSREVSPLIKK from the coding sequence ATGAACAACATTTTTGAAGAAGAGTTACAAAAAATGAAAGATACATTACGTACGATGGATGATCAATTAGAACAGCTTGAAAAAATTCCAGTTTATTATGGAGATGATTTTAAAGAACAAATTCTTGAAAGTATGAGAGAATCTAATAGGCAAAACTTACGTATTGGTGTACAAGAGCCGTACTTTGGAAGATTAGATTTTCAGGAGGATGGAAAGGAAGACGTTATGCCGATTTATATCGGTAAAGTAGGTGTTTCACATAAAGATACGATGAAACCAATTGTAATTGATTGGCGGGCACCTGTCGCAAGTATGTTTTATTCATTTACCGGCGGTGAAGAATTAGCGTTTTATCAATCACCAGACGGATTAGTAGAAGGTGATGTTTATTTAAAGCGAAACATCTCTATTCGAAAAAGAGAATTAGAACGTGTTATTGATACATATGTAAAAGGAAATGAAGATGTCTCGCATGCCGATGATTTTCTTCTATATCGATTAGGTGAGAATAAAGATAATAAACTAAAGGATATTGTTTCGACGATACAATCGGAGCAAAATGATATTATTCGTGCGGAAAGAAACTTACCATTACTTATTCAAGGGGTTGCAGGAAGCGGTAAAACAACGATCGCTTTACATCGCCTTGCTTTTTTAATTTATGAATATCGTGAACAATTAGAAGCTGAGCGAATGATTGTTTTTGCTCCGAATAGTCTGTTTTTAGACTATATTTCGAGTGTACTTCCTGAATTGGGTGTAGGGAATATTAGTCAAACAACATTTCCGGACTGGGCATTACGTACGTTAGATGATTCGGTGAAACTGAAGCAGACAGAAGAAAAGTTGAAAGAAGCATTTTCTATTAATCGTGATGAAAGAAAGGTTATGCTTGGTAAATTGAAAGGTACGCTAGAATTTAAGTCCTTTATTGAAGAGCGAATGGTTCAATTTGAAAAAGAACTAGTACCAACAAGTGATTTTGAGGCATGGGATAAAGCTGTTATTCCAGTTGAAGATATAAAAAAATGGATGCAAGTTGAGTATAAACATTATCCATTAAAGAAAAGAAGAGAACGTTTAGTTGGCCGTATGAAACGCTGGATTGAAATTGAACTGAAAAAGTATGGAGAAACAAACGAGAAGAAATTATTAAAAAAAGAAGCGACAAAGAGATTGAACAGTTATATGAAGTTTTGGCCGAAAATGAGCTCACTTTCAATATATAGTTCAATATTGAAAAGTAAAGAAATACTCAAGGTATTACCTGAAGAACTTGTGAAAGAAACTGAAAAAAGTTGTCGTAAAAAAGAAGTGTATGTAGAAGATTTACCCGCTTTAATATACATACATCACCGCATCACAGGTATTGAAATTGGACAAAAGTTTCATCACGTTGTTATTGATGAAGCGCAAGATTTCTCACCATTCCAAGTTTATGTATTAAAAGAAATTACATTAGGTAATTCTTTCACTATATTAGGTGATTTATCCCAAGCAATTTATGATTACCAAGGGATTGAAGATTGGAGTGCTTTTAAGGAAGTATTCCAAGAAACAGGTTATTATGAACTGACGAGAAGTTATCGCTCTACAAAAGAAATTATAGAATTTGCGAACGAAATAATTAAAAATGCAGAGATTCCAGTAGGGCTTGCAATGCCAGTTTTCCGTAGTGGTGAAGAAGTGAAAATAATTTATACAGAAGATCAATTCGCTGAAATTATGAAGACTTTACAGCATCTACAAAATGAAGATGTGAAAACAATTGCTGTGATCGGAAGAACAGATGATGAATGCCGTGAAATGTATGAGAAATTAACGAGCGCAGGACTGACTGTAAATGTTATTGAAGCAGATCAAAGCAAATATGAAGGTGGTATTTCGGTAGTACCTGTCTATTTAGCGAAAGGTTTAGAATTTGACGCTGTAATTCTAATCGATGTTGATGAGGAACATTACAAAAACACAAAACACGATGCAAAGTTACTATATGTCGGATGTACGAGATCACTTCATGATTTATGGATTTTCCATAGCAGGGAAGTATCTCCGTTAATTAAGAAATAA
- a CDS encoding type II CAAX prenyl endopeptidase Rce1 family protein gives MAATKRKPLKLHLLIFLFIVLASGWIGVFLDSLLTDQPEGNSLGMGLWLILPFLVSILLRIIGRDWNGFGIKLNLKGNFKCYFIALLIYPFVTVITISIARTFVVANISSFEMSSLFSLILMSTIGNFIKNIFEEFSWRGYLTPKLIELKLNDWFIYIISGLVWALWHAAYYLIFLPNEYFESISRLHMLLSGCILMVSWSIMYVEIYRLTKSVWPCVIMHAIEDAVPTVLVTITGIITLTNGSDFWLNPISGVVATIVFLGIGIVLRTIRIKKERKLNTKDNQLFTI, from the coding sequence ATGGCTGCTACCAAAAGAAAACCCCTTAAATTACATTTACTTATTTTTCTGTTCATTGTATTGGCAAGTGGCTGGATTGGGGTATTTCTAGATTCTCTTCTAACGGATCAGCCTGAAGGAAACTCTTTAGGTATGGGATTATGGCTCATATTACCCTTTCTCGTAAGTATTTTACTTAGAATTATTGGTCGAGATTGGAATGGTTTTGGTATCAAGTTAAATTTGAAGGGAAACTTTAAATGTTATTTTATTGCACTACTAATTTATCCTTTCGTTACAGTAATAACGATAAGCATAGCACGTACGTTTGTAGTAGCTAACATATCTAGTTTTGAGATGTCCTCTTTATTTTCCCTCATACTCATGTCTACTATAGGTAATTTTATTAAAAATATTTTTGAAGAGTTTTCTTGGCGCGGTTATTTAACTCCAAAACTCATTGAACTAAAGTTAAACGATTGGTTTATTTATATTATTTCTGGTTTAGTTTGGGCTCTTTGGCATGCCGCTTATTATTTAATTTTTTTACCAAATGAATATTTCGAATCCATTTCAAGGTTACATATGCTTTTATCAGGCTGTATACTTATGGTTTCTTGGTCTATTATGTATGTTGAAATATATAGACTTACAAAGTCAGTATGGCCATGCGTTATTATGCATGCAATTGAAGATGCCGTTCCTACTGTTTTAGTTACAATAACAGGGATTATTACACTTACCAACGGCAGTGATTTTTGGTTAAACCCTATTAGCGGAGTCGTTGCTACTATTGTATTTCTTGGAATTGGGATTGTACTAAGAACCATAAGAATAAAAAAAGAACGGAAATTAAACACGAAAGACAATCAATTATTCACAATATAA
- a CDS encoding class I SAM-dependent methyltransferase codes for MNELNVKEFYKKQFELLSHDINNENWLQEVAEEIQEQVGYPFQTMLELGAGNGGFARAMSNLDVKMTTVELVPELVMFAKEHSTSDIDIHCADFYKINFEEKFDVVSYLDGFGVGTDEEQLVLLKRIHNWLKDDGCALIDIYQPLYWEKANGQEMPIYSAMRKYEYDSENARMLDHWWETDSSNDIVTQSLRCYTIDEISNLCAEAHFSIVGIFPGGAYDFEEGKYKEQASLNECLSYRIKVKKSRD; via the coding sequence ATGAACGAATTAAATGTAAAAGAATTTTATAAAAAACAATTTGAATTACTAAGCCATGATATAAATAATGAAAATTGGTTACAGGAAGTTGCTGAAGAAATTCAAGAGCAAGTGGGATATCCATTTCAGACGATGTTAGAACTAGGTGCTGGAAATGGCGGGTTTGCAAGAGCGATGTCTAATTTGGATGTAAAAATGACTACGGTTGAGCTTGTACCAGAGTTAGTTATGTTCGCTAAAGAACATTCTACTAGTGATATAGATATTCATTGCGCTGATTTTTATAAAATTAACTTTGAAGAAAAGTTTGATGTTGTTAGTTATTTAGATGGATTTGGTGTAGGGACAGATGAAGAACAATTGGTTTTATTAAAACGAATCCATAATTGGTTGAAAGATGATGGGTGTGCACTTATTGATATTTATCAACCATTATATTGGGAAAAAGCAAATGGACAAGAAATGCCGATTTATTCTGCAATGCGAAAATATGAATATGATAGTGAAAATGCTAGGATGCTGGACCACTGGTGGGAAACAGATTCTTCAAATGATATCGTGACACAATCTTTACGTTGCTATACGATAGATGAGATTAGTAATTTATGTGCAGAGGCTCATTTCAGTATAGTTGGAATTTTCCCAGGAGGAGCGTATGACTTTGAAGAGGGAAAATATAAAGAGCAAGCGTCTTTAAATGAATGTTTATCATATCGAATAAAAGTAAAAAAGAGTAGGGATTAA
- a CDS encoding gamma-glutamylcyclotransferase family protein, producing MHYVFVYGTLRKEQTNAHYMQGAICIADKAWTYGKLFDTNEGYLAMTYSSEEKVYGEVYEVNDEILHKLDELEEYTGNAETDLYDRITQTIYAADREIEAYVYIAQDKKMILKVIDSGDWVEYQKEK from the coding sequence ATGCATTACGTTTTTGTGTATGGCACGTTAAGAAAAGAGCAAACGAATGCTCATTATATGCAAGGTGCAATATGCATTGCAGACAAAGCATGGACGTATGGGAAATTATTTGATACAAACGAAGGGTATCTAGCCATGACTTATTCGAGTGAAGAAAAGGTCTATGGTGAAGTTTATGAAGTAAATGATGAGATATTGCATAAGTTAGATGAACTAGAAGAATATACAGGTAATGCGGAGACTGATTTATATGATCGAATCACGCAAACAATATATGCTGCTGATAGGGAAATAGAGGCATATGTGTATATCGCTCAAGATAAAAAGATGATATTGAAAGTGATTGATTCTGGAGATTGGGTGGAGTATCAAAAAGAAAAATAA
- the recQ gene encoding DNA helicase RecQ, whose protein sequence is MFTKAQELLASYFGYSSFRRGQDETIKNVLDGKDTVCIMPTGGGKSICYQIPALVFEGTTLVISPLISLMKDQVDTLVQNGISATYINSSISIAEANQRIQLAKQGHYKLLYVAPERLDSMEFVDQLIDMKIPMIAIDEAHCISQWGHDFRPSYLHIHRILDYLPEKPLVLALTATATPQVRDDICNTLGINQENTIMTTFERENLSFSVIKGQDRNAYLADYIRQNQKESGIIYAATRKVVDQLYEDLMKAGVSVSKYHAGMSDGDRNEQQELFLRDEVSVMVATSAFGMGIDKSNIRYVIHYQLPKNMESYYQEAGRAGRDGLDSACILLYSSQDVQVQRFLIDQSTGESRFSNELEKLQNMTDYCHTEQCLQSFILQYFGEEPKEDCGRCGNCTDDRESIDVTRESQMVLSCMIRTNQRFGKQMIAQVLTGSKNKKVIEFNFHTLPTYGLLSNRSVKEVSEFIEFLISDELIAVEHGTYPTLKVTEKGKEVLLGKENVLRKERVETRQIVQDHPLFEVLREVRKEIAQGEGVPPFVIFSDQTLKDMCAKMPQSDSELLTVKGIGEHKLVKYGSHFLQAVQHFIDENPNYAETIKTEVVSERKKSGKASANSHLETYEMYKQGIDLDEIAKERGLSRQTIENHLIRCFEDGMEVDWNSFVPAEYEQLIETAVKNADGGLKSIKEQLPNEVSYFMIRAYLQIRK, encoded by the coding sequence TTGTTTACAAAAGCACAAGAACTTTTAGCGTCTTATTTCGGTTATTCGTCATTCCGAAGAGGACAAGATGAAACAATTAAAAATGTATTAGATGGGAAAGATACTGTCTGTATTATGCCTACAGGTGGTGGTAAGTCAATTTGTTATCAAATTCCCGCATTAGTATTTGAAGGAACAACGTTAGTTATATCGCCTTTAATATCACTTATGAAAGACCAAGTAGATACATTAGTACAAAACGGTATTTCAGCTACCTATATTAATAGTTCTATTTCAATTGCAGAAGCGAATCAACGAATTCAATTAGCGAAACAAGGCCATTATAAGTTACTTTATGTAGCGCCTGAGCGACTTGATTCAATGGAGTTTGTTGACCAACTTATTGATATGAAAATCCCGATGATTGCCATTGATGAGGCGCACTGTATTTCGCAGTGGGGACATGATTTCCGTCCAAGTTATTTACATATACATCGCATATTAGATTATCTTCCAGAAAAGCCGCTCGTATTAGCATTAACTGCTACGGCAACACCACAAGTTCGTGATGATATTTGCAACACGCTTGGAATTAATCAAGAAAACACGATTATGACAACGTTTGAGCGTGAGAACTTATCATTTTCTGTTATTAAAGGACAAGATCGTAATGCATATTTAGCGGATTATATTCGTCAAAATCAAAAGGAATCTGGAATTATATATGCAGCTACTAGAAAAGTAGTTGATCAGTTGTATGAGGATTTAATGAAAGCGGGAGTTTCTGTATCAAAATATCATGCCGGTATGAGTGATGGCGATCGAAATGAGCAGCAAGAACTCTTTTTACGTGATGAAGTGAGTGTAATGGTAGCGACATCTGCATTCGGGATGGGGATTGATAAATCGAATATTCGTTACGTTATCCATTATCAGCTGCCAAAAAATATGGAAAGTTATTACCAAGAAGCAGGACGTGCTGGCCGTGACGGATTAGATAGTGCATGTATATTGCTATATTCTTCTCAAGATGTGCAAGTACAGCGCTTTTTGATTGATCAATCGACCGGAGAGTCTCGTTTTTCAAATGAACTTGAAAAATTGCAAAATATGACTGATTACTGTCATACAGAACAATGTTTACAATCATTTATTTTGCAATACTTTGGAGAAGAACCGAAAGAAGATTGCGGCCGCTGCGGTAATTGCACCGATGACAGAGAAAGTATCGATGTGACGAGAGAATCACAAATGGTTCTATCTTGTATGATTAGGACGAACCAACGATTTGGTAAACAAATGATTGCACAAGTACTAACTGGATCTAAAAATAAGAAAGTCATTGAATTTAATTTTCATACTTTACCAACTTACGGGCTTTTATCAAATCGTAGTGTAAAAGAAGTGAGTGAATTTATTGAGTTTTTAATTTCAGACGAGCTAATCGCAGTTGAACATGGTACTTACCCGACACTAAAAGTAACGGAAAAAGGGAAAGAAGTGTTACTAGGTAAAGAGAATGTTTTACGTAAAGAACGAGTAGAGACAAGACAAATCGTTCAAGACCATCCTTTATTTGAAGTACTTCGTGAAGTACGTAAAGAAATTGCGCAAGGAGAAGGTGTACCGCCATTCGTTATTTTCTCTGACCAAACGTTGAAAGATATGTGCGCAAAAATGCCGCAAAGTGACTCTGAACTTTTAACTGTGAAAGGGATTGGTGAACATAAACTTGTGAAGTATGGTTCGCACTTCTTACAAGCAGTTCAGCACTTTATTGATGAAAACCCAAACTATGCTGAAACTATTAAAACAGAAGTGGTGTCAGAGCGGAAGAAGTCAGGGAAAGCTTCAGCAAATTCTCATTTGGAAACGTATGAAATGTATAAACAAGGCATTGATCTAGATGAAATTGCGAAAGAACGTGGATTATCAAGACAAACGATTGAAAATCATTTAATTCGTTGTTTTGAAGATGGAATGGAAGTAGACTGGAACAGTTTTGTTCCTGCAGAATATGAACAACTGATTGAAACTGCTGTGAAAAATGCTGATGGTGGTTTGAAATCTATAAAGGAACAACTTCCGAATGAAGTGAGTTACTTTATGATTCGTGCTTATTTACAAATTAGAAAGTAG
- a CDS encoding DUF6884 domain-containing protein, with product MKRLCIIPCGKKKIWDKYPDYGPMEAKDVYISPFGKACQAYATKFFENWVILSAKHGFLRPNDIVLENYDLAFDSKSDEIISMEQLKQQMIEKDLLQFDEIVLLAGKKHKKVVTQLYPEEIITYPLAGCKGIGYMLQRLKGAVEEGREL from the coding sequence ATGAAAAGGTTATGCATAATTCCATGCGGAAAGAAGAAAATTTGGGATAAGTATCCTGATTATGGACCGATGGAGGCAAAGGATGTATATATTAGCCCATTCGGAAAAGCATGTCAGGCATATGCAACTAAGTTTTTCGAGAATTGGGTTATATTATCGGCGAAGCATGGATTTTTAAGGCCAAATGATATTGTACTAGAAAACTATGATCTTGCGTTTGATTCAAAGAGTGATGAGATTATTAGTATGGAACAATTAAAACAACAGATGATTGAAAAGGACTTGCTTCAGTTTGATGAAATCGTCTTACTCGCAGGTAAGAAGCATAAGAAGGTAGTAACACAATTATATCCAGAAGAAATCATTACGTATCCGTTAGCAGGATGTAAAGGGATTGGGTATATGTTGCAGAGGTTGAAAGGGGCTGTAGAGGAAGGGAGAGAGTTATAG
- a CDS encoding DUF4017 family protein: MKNITPALVLYIVVCIIAMLAPASQGYNHVGWKLFVGQVYAIPIFLITAIITFYINKKKSTNKQL, from the coding sequence ATGAAAAATATAACCCCTGCACTAGTACTCTATATTGTTGTTTGTATAATCGCTATGCTTGCTCCAGCATCTCAAGGCTATAATCATGTTGGCTGGAAGTTGTTTGTTGGGCAAGTGTATGCTATACCTATTTTCCTCATTACTGCTATTATTACATTTTATATAAACAAGAAAAAATCTACAAATAAACAGTTATAA